From the genome of Azospirillum sp. TSA2s:
CTGCTCGCCTCGCGCACCGTGGAGGCGGATCCGGCGGCGCTGATCGCCGCGGTGCGGGAGTTGTTCGGCACCTTCGCCGTCCATCTGTCGCTGGAGGACAGCGCGCTCTATCCCCGGCTGCTGGCCCATCCGGATGCCGCGCTGCGCAGCACGGCGGCGCGGTTCCAGACGGAAATGGGCGATCTGCGGGGGCGGTTCGACCAGTACCGCACGCGCTGGCCCGGCCCGGTCGCCGTCGCCAAGGACCCGGCCGCCTTCATCCGCGAGACGCGGGAGGTGGTCGCCGCGCTGAAACACCGCATCGGCCGCGAGGACCGCGAGCTGTACGACCTGATCGACCGCGCCGGGCTGGCGAGTGCGGCCTGACGGCGGAGCCTTTCAAGCTTGAACTTGACCGAGGTCAATGACGTCAGGCGGTTACCGGCTTTCATGGGCGGCGGAATGACCGATGAGGAGGGAAGCCGCCCATGCGCGATCCCGATGTCGCACCGAATGTTTTCGCCTCCGATGCCCCTGCCTTCTACGAGCGCGCCCGCCGGTTCGAGACCGGGTTGAGCCGGGCCGGTCTGGGGCTGGTGCCCAAGCTGGGGCGGCGGGCCAGCGATGCGCTGCTCGCCCGGCTGCTGCGGCTGCTGGCCGAGCGGCATCCGCGTGCCTTCGAGGCGCTGCGCGAGATGCCGGACGCCCGCGTGCTGATCGAACCGGTGGACGCGCCGGTCGCCCTGCTGATGCGTGTCGGACATGATCTGTCGCTGCATGCCCTGCCCCGTGGGGTCGACGGTGTGGACGAGACGGGGGCCGACGCGGTGGTCCGGGGGCCTTATGCCCGGCTGCTCGACCTGCTGGAGGGACGGATCGACGGCGATGCGCTGTTCTTCCGGCGCGAACTGAGCATTTCCGGCGACACCGCGCTGATCCTGGCATTGCGCAACACGCTGGATGGCGAGGAGGAGATGGATCTGGTCGCCGACGCCGCTTCCATCGCCGGGCCGCTGGCCCGCGCCCTGCCGGTGCTGCGGCGCAATGCCGGGCCGGTGCTGGACCGGATCGAGGCGGCGCGCCGGCTGCTGCCGCCGCCGTTGCGGCGGGGGATCGAGCGGGTGGAGGCGCGCATCACCGGGGTGCTGCCGGGCACGAGGGCCTAAGGAATCATGGACAATTTCGAGCTGATCTGCCCGGCGGGGACGCCGGCCGCGCTGCGCGCCGCCGTCGATGCCGGGGCCGATGCCGTCTATCTCGGCTTCCGGGACGAAACCAACGCCCGCAATTTTCCGGGGCTGAACTTCACCCGGCAGGATGTCGCCGACGCGGTGGATTACGCCCATGCGCGCCGCGTCGAGGTCTATGTCGCCATCAACACCTATCCGCAGGCGGGCAATCTCGGCCCCTGGCAGAAGGCGGTGGACGATGCGGCGCGGTTGAAGGTGGATGCCGTCATCCTGGCCGATCCGGGGCTGCTGGCCTATGCCGCCAAGCGGCATCCCGACCTGCGGCTGCACCTGTCGGTCCAGGCCTCCGCCGCCAATGTCGAGGCGATCCGGCTGTACCGCGATGCCTTCGGCGTGCGGCGCGTCGTGCTGCCGCGCGTGCTGACGGTGCCGGAAATCGCCAAGCTGAACGCCGAGATCGACATCGAGACCGAGGTGTTCGTCTTCGGCGGGCTCTGCCCGATGGCGGAGGGGCGCTGTTCGCTGTCCTCCTACGCCACCGGCCTGTCGCCCAACAAGCAGGGCGTCTGTTCGCCGGCCAACCATGTCCGCTACGAGCAGCGGGGCGGCGCGCTGGCCTCCACGCTGGGCGGCTTCACCATCAACGTGTTCGGCGAGGCCGAGCAGGCCGGCTATCCGACGCTGTGCAAGGGCCGCTTCGTCGCTGGTGACGGCGTCGGGGAGGGGCCGGCCTATCTGTTCGAGGAGCCGACCAGCCTGAACGCGATGGACCTGCTGCCGGAACTGAAGGCGGCCGGCGTGCGGGCGCTGAAGATCGAGGGACGGCAGCGCGGCAAGGCCTATATCGCCGCGGTGGTGCGTGCCTATCGCGAGGCGCTGGAGAGTTTCGCCGCCGGGCGGCCGGTGTCGCACATCGATCTGCAGGCGATGGTCGAGGGCGGGACCCAGACCACCGGTGCCTATACCCGCGGATGGCGGTGAGGAGTTTTACGGAATGACTGCGTCACTCACTTTGGGGCCGGTGCTGTTCAACTGGCCGGTCGACCGCTGGCGCGACTTCTACGCCCGCATCGCCGACGAGGCGCCGGTGGACACGGTGATCGTCGGCGAGATCGTCTGCTTCAAGCGGGCGCCCTTCTTCGCCGAGGCGATGGGGGACGTGATCGAACGGCTGAGCGCCGCCGGCAAGACGGTGTGGCTCGCCAGCCCGATCCTGGTCGGCAGCGAGCGCGAACGGGCGGCGATGCGCGATCTGGTGGAGTCCGATGCCGGGCTGCCCGACGGCGGGCTGATCGAGGCGAACGACATGGGGGCGCTGGCCCTGCTGGCCGGGCGGCCCCATGCGGTCGGGCCGACGATCAACGTCTACAACGAGGCGACGCTGGGCTGGATGGCCGGGCGCGGCGCGGTGGCGGTGTCGCTGCCGGCGGAACTGCCGGCGGCCACCGTCGCGGTGCTGGCCAAGGCCGGGCGGGACCTGGGGGTGGAGACCGAGGTGCAGGTCTGGGGACGGGCGCCGCTCGCCATCTCGGCCCGCTGCTATCACGCGCGCGCCCATGGGCTGCACAAGGACGGCTGCCAGTTCGTCTGCGGCAACGACCCGGACGGCATGCCGGTGACGACGATGGACGGCCAGCCGTTCCTGACCGTCAACGGGACGCAGACGATGTCGCACGGCTGTTTGTGCCTGGCGGCGGAGATGAATGAGTTGGTGGAGATGGGGGTTTCGCGCTTCCGCCTGTCGCCGCAGGCGATGGACATGGTGCGCGTCGCCGAGGCGTTCCGGGCGGTGCTGGATGGGCAGCGCGACGGGGCGGAGGTCGCCGCGGAACTGGGCGGGCTGATCGACGCGCCGCTGGTGAACGGGTTCTACCACGACACCGCGGGGGCGCTGCGGGTGGCGTGAGGGGGGGCTTTGCGAAGTTAGACCCCCACCCTAACCCTCCCCCGCTGGGCGGGGGAGGGGATCAAGTGCTTGTTCGGAAAAGTAACAGCAGTCCCTCCCCCGCCCAGCGGGGGAGGCTAGGTGGGGGCATCGTCAGCCGGCGCCTTGTCACGCGATCGGCTTGCGATCCTCGTCCTCGTCCTTCAGGCCGGCCTTGAAGCTCTTGATGCCCTTGGCGAAGTCGCCCATCACGGACGGCAGCTTGCCGGCGCCGAACAGCAGGAGGACGACCAGCAGCACGATGGCCCAGTGGAACAGGCTGAAGCTTCCCATGACGATGATCCGATCTCTTTAAGCCGGCAGCCGCAGGATGCGGCCGTCGGGATGGGTGAAGCGGGCGGTGACGCCGGGATAGGCGGCCAGGATGGCCGGAACCCGATCCGCCGGCACCACCGACAGCGCGGTCGACAGGGCGTCGGCCGTCGTGGCGTCCGGTGCCTGCACGGTAACCGCCAGCCACTGGGCGGCGCAAGTGCCGCTCGCCGGGTCGAACAGGTGGGTGAAACGGCCCGCCGTGTCGAAACGGGTGCCGTATCCGCCAGAGGTCGCCATCGCGCCGTCGGTCAGTTCGACCGTGGCGGTGGTGCGGTCCGGGTTGCCGGGATCGGCGAGGCCGACGGTCCAGGGACGGCCGGAGGGGTGATGCCCCAGCGCGCGCAGCTCGCCCATGTCGACCAGCACATGCTCCAGACCTTCCGCCTTCAGCCGTTCGGTGACGCGGTCGGTGATGTAGCCCTGGGCGATGCCGTTCAAGGTCACCGCCATGCCGCCGGCGGCGAAGGCGATGCGGTCGGGCTCCACCCGCAGGGCGCGGACATCGACCAGCGCGCGGGCGGCGCGGACGGCACCCGCCGGCGGGCCGGCGGGGTCGGCGTCCGGGCGCTCGAAATGGCCGGCATAGAGCTGCCACAGCGGCTGCACCGTGGGATCGAAGGCGCCGCCGGTGTTGCGGGCGGCGGCGGCGGCCTCGGAGAGAAGCCGCACGAGGTCGGCGGGGGGCGAGTCCAGCACGCCGTCGCGGTTGAGGCGGCGCAACGCGGAGTCGGCGCGGTAGAGGCTGAAGACACGCTCCAGACGGGCGACTTCCTCCAGGCTCAGCGCGATCAGGCGGTCGGCTTCGGCCGGGTCGGGATGGGCGATGCTCAGGCTGGCGTCGGCGCCGAGCGCCACGCCGCGCCAGACGCGGACGGGAACTCCTTCAGCGCGCAGCAGGCGGTGCGGCAACAGCGAGAGGCCGGCGGCGACGGCGCCGATGGCGAGGAAGCGGCGTCTGGCCAGGGGACGGGTGAAGACGGTCTGCATCAATGCTCTCCCTCGGCCATGGTGGCGGCGGGCGGGGCGAGGATCTGGTCCTCGGGCACGTCGGCGAAGCGCAGGACCTTGCCGCCGTTGGCCTGGGCGAAGCGCTCGGCCGCCGATTTGTCGGAGAAGGGATAGGGTTCGGCGTCGCCCATGCCACCGCGGAGCTTGCTGCCGAGGACGTACCACGCCTGGCGCGCTTCGACCCAGGCGGTCATGTCGGGGGCGGCGGGATCGGTCGCCTTGGCCACGTCGGTGACATAGATCGCGCTGATCTCCTTCGGCTCCTCCGGCAGCATGGTGAAGGCGAAGGTGTCGCGGACGGAGGACAGCCAGATCGGCCGCGCTTCCCCCTTCACCAGGATCTGGCCCTTGGGACCGGGATGGTCGGCGAGGTTCATGCCGCAGTAATGGCCGACGGCGTCGGCGGTCAGGGTGACCGGCGGCGGCGGAGCGATCTCCGCCTTCTCCTGCTTGCAGGCGGCGAGCGGCAGCAGCAGGGCGGCGGCGAGAAGGGCGGTTCGCAGGGTACGCATCAGATCTGCTTCCTCGAAAAGAGGGCGGCGGCCAGCGCCAGCGGGGCGGCGATCCAGCCGGCCATCACCGCCAGCAGAAGCGGGACCGACAGCTGGACATGGGCGGCGAGGCCGGCAGTGCCGGCGAAGGCGCTGACGCCCTTGAAGCCGGTGAGGTTGAACAGGCGGTAGGCGTCGGCCGGGTTTGCGAGCAGCAGCCAGTTCAGCGCCTCCACCCCCAGGCCGCTGCCGCTGGCGAGGATGCCCAGCAGCGCCATGTCGTA
Proteins encoded in this window:
- a CDS encoding hemerythrin domain-containing protein; amino-acid sequence: MSKVTVSTALYRDHHANVGQLVGRIEALLASRTVEADPAALIAAVRELFGTFAVHLSLEDSALYPRLLAHPDAALRSTAARFQTEMGDLRGRFDQYRTRWPGPVAVAKDPAAFIRETREVVAALKHRIGREDRELYDLIDRAGLASAA
- a CDS encoding SCP2 domain-containing protein, producing MRDPDVAPNVFASDAPAFYERARRFETGLSRAGLGLVPKLGRRASDALLARLLRLLAERHPRAFEALREMPDARVLIEPVDAPVALLMRVGHDLSLHALPRGVDGVDETGADAVVRGPYARLLDLLEGRIDGDALFFRRELSISGDTALILALRNTLDGEEEMDLVADAASIAGPLARALPVLRRNAGPVLDRIEAARRLLPPPLRRGIERVEARITGVLPGTRA
- a CDS encoding peptidase U32 family protein gives rise to the protein MDNFELICPAGTPAALRAAVDAGADAVYLGFRDETNARNFPGLNFTRQDVADAVDYAHARRVEVYVAINTYPQAGNLGPWQKAVDDAARLKVDAVILADPGLLAYAAKRHPDLRLHLSVQASAANVEAIRLYRDAFGVRRVVLPRVLTVPEIAKLNAEIDIETEVFVFGGLCPMAEGRCSLSSYATGLSPNKQGVCSPANHVRYEQRGGALASTLGGFTINVFGEAEQAGYPTLCKGRFVAGDGVGEGPAYLFEEPTSLNAMDLLPELKAAGVRALKIEGRQRGKAYIAAVVRAYREALESFAAGRPVSHIDLQAMVEGGTQTTGAYTRGWR
- a CDS encoding U32 family peptidase, translating into MTASLTLGPVLFNWPVDRWRDFYARIADEAPVDTVIVGEIVCFKRAPFFAEAMGDVIERLSAAGKTVWLASPILVGSERERAAMRDLVESDAGLPDGGLIEANDMGALALLAGRPHAVGPTINVYNEATLGWMAGRGAVAVSLPAELPAATVAVLAKAGRDLGVETEVQVWGRAPLAISARCYHARAHGLHKDGCQFVCGNDPDGMPVTTMDGQPFLTVNGTQTMSHGCLCLAAEMNELVEMGVSRFRLSPQAMDMVRVAEAFRAVLDGQRDGAEVAAELGGLIDAPLVNGFYHDTAGALRVA
- a CDS encoding FAD:protein FMN transferase; its protein translation is MQTVFTRPLARRRFLAIGAVAAGLSLLPHRLLRAEGVPVRVWRGVALGADASLSIAHPDPAEADRLIALSLEEVARLERVFSLYRADSALRRLNRDGVLDSPPADLVRLLSEAAAAARNTGGAFDPTVQPLWQLYAGHFERPDADPAGPPAGAVRAARALVDVRALRVEPDRIAFAAGGMAVTLNGIAQGYITDRVTERLKAEGLEHVLVDMGELRALGHHPSGRPWTVGLADPGNPDRTTATVELTDGAMATSGGYGTRFDTAGRFTHLFDPASGTCAAQWLAVTVQAPDATTADALSTALSVVPADRVPAILAAYPGVTARFTHPDGRILRLPA
- a CDS encoding nitrous oxide reductase accessory protein NosL, yielding MRTLRTALLAAALLLPLAACKQEKAEIAPPPPVTLTADAVGHYCGMNLADHPGPKGQILVKGEARPIWLSSVRDTFAFTMLPEEPKEISAIYVTDVAKATDPAAPDMTAWVEARQAWYVLGSKLRGGMGDAEPYPFSDKSAAERFAQANGGKVLRFADVPEDQILAPPAATMAEGEH